The Chryseobacterium aureum genome contains a region encoding:
- a CDS encoding tetratricopeptide repeat protein: protein MGRINWIDFNHKKEFLKKIIVCTICMGLFFGTFSCHRDSYDKEKENFDVSLLTRSSDLQLSGEYEAFVRLNISFLKKAAKMKYKEGKGLCYLNMAGVNVSAGNYEKARFFFNKAEKDLENSQNVYHKATFYDDYSLYYSHLKLNDKAIDCNNKAFYYLKQAKKTKLTQKLLPRLYVNKGIYYAWKGWLGTSLKCFAKGNALENSAYTNCMMAQYYLFIHKPDSAGIYIAKADEKMLNQKTTDVESLWVYYTMGYYYNEVNNSEQAEKALKKALEINIKTRHTYSSHIKDVYKALAELYKKKNDGGKAYFYLKKYMEEEGRSDASRFAAMNKATESFISELKQESDWHKNDLPLFIALSITVLTVSGVYVRKLINGMKQKKNTLKEQTDALKTRVQHKQLEEITDLAKRNDSSFLLKFKELYPEFIKALLEINPDLENSELTFCAMLKLRFSSKEIADYTFVQHRSVQQKKYRIRKRLNIPGETDIYDFFENLT, encoded by the coding sequence ATGGGAAGAATAAATTGGATCGATTTTAATCATAAAAAGGAGTTTTTAAAGAAAATAATAGTCTGTACAATCTGTATGGGATTATTTTTCGGCACATTTTCCTGCCATCGTGATTCCTATGATAAAGAAAAAGAAAATTTCGATGTTTCTTTGTTGACCCGAAGTTCTGATCTTCAGCTGTCCGGCGAATATGAAGCTTTCGTACGGCTTAACATTTCATTCCTGAAAAAAGCTGCTAAAATGAAATATAAAGAAGGAAAAGGTCTTTGTTATCTGAATATGGCAGGAGTTAATGTCTCAGCAGGAAACTATGAAAAGGCCCGTTTTTTTTTCAATAAAGCAGAAAAAGATCTTGAAAATTCTCAGAATGTCTACCATAAAGCAACCTTCTATGATGACTACAGTCTGTACTATTCCCATCTCAAACTCAATGATAAGGCTATAGACTGTAACAATAAGGCATTTTACTACTTGAAGCAGGCAAAAAAGACGAAACTTACTCAAAAACTTCTTCCAAGGCTTTACGTAAACAAAGGAATTTATTATGCATGGAAAGGATGGCTGGGAACCTCTTTAAAATGTTTTGCAAAAGGTAATGCACTGGAAAATTCGGCTTATACCAACTGTATGATGGCACAATACTATTTATTTATCCATAAGCCTGATTCTGCGGGAATATACATCGCGAAAGCAGATGAAAAAATGCTGAACCAGAAAACCACAGATGTGGAATCTCTTTGGGTATACTATACCATGGGATATTACTATAATGAAGTGAATAACAGCGAACAGGCTGAAAAAGCCCTTAAAAAAGCGCTTGAAATTAATATTAAAACCAGACATACCTATTCTTCACACATCAAAGACGTTTACAAAGCGCTTGCAGAACTGTATAAGAAAAAAAATGATGGCGGAAAGGCATACTTTTATTTAAAGAAATATATGGAGGAAGAGGGAAGGTCTGATGCATCGCGATTTGCTGCAATGAATAAAGCTACTGAAAGCTTTATCTCTGAACTGAAGCAGGAATCAGACTGGCATAAAAATGATCTTCCATTATTTATTGCCCTATCCATCACTGTTCTTACCGTTTCCGGGGTCTATGTCCGGAAGTTGATCAACGGAATGAAGCAGAAAAAAAATACACTGAAAGAACAGACAGATGCATTGAAAACCCGTGTCCAGCACAAACAGCTGGAGGAAATTACAGATCTTGCCAAGCGGAATGACTCTTCTTTTCTGCTGAAGTTTAAAGAACTGTATCCCGAATTTATAAAAGCCCTTCTGGAGATCAATCCTGACCTTGAAAATTCCGAACTTACATTCTGCGCTATGCTGAAACTTCGTTTTTCTTCCAAGGAAATTGCAGACTATACTTTTGTACAGCACAGATCCGTTCAGCAGAAGAAATACAGGATCAGAAAAAGACTGAATATACCCGGGGAAACAGATATTTATGACTTTTTTGAAAACTTAACCTAA
- a CDS encoding tetratricopeptide repeat protein, which yields MTRVFLTALLIILVSCHSQSKKEAEQKFDVSLLRQNEKFRIAGEYDSLINLNKRYYIQADKMNYADGKALCYINLAELNISLENFQKSQILFDNAKEILDHSEDNLHKARFYNVYGRFNVELRRIDKAFQYNNEAMSFIQKSGTSELRNDLLFSIYFRQAIYHIQKKNYEKALEYFHKAKKLDDTGLSDCAIADYVYMHKNKDSAYKYISAAYNKANARGKEDGIALYANTIMGEYYLTYKEYDKAEEALKKALKINEKTKRIYAYYGKYIYNDLRVLYERTGNKEKAYLYLEAYTDAYYKTNSSLLATINQDMEAFITGAQKDADRHKSKIYWIILLSLAGLSLLGLYAWRIIRALGKRKEVLTMEAEDLKIRMNDNKQEEIIELGKKNDPEFLNRFKEAYPEFIDQLLTINPGLENSELVFCAMLKLHFTSKEIANYTLVQHRSVQQKKYRIRKKLNIPSETDIYLFFDTLK from the coding sequence ATGACACGTGTTTTTCTTACCGCTTTACTTATTATTTTAGTTTCCTGCCATTCCCAGTCCAAAAAGGAAGCCGAACAAAAATTTGATGTTTCTTTGCTGAGACAGAATGAGAAATTCAGAATTGCCGGGGAATATGATTCTTTGATTAATCTTAACAAAAGGTACTACATACAGGCCGATAAAATGAATTATGCGGATGGCAAAGCATTATGCTATATTAATCTGGCTGAACTTAATATTTCCCTCGAAAATTTTCAGAAATCGCAGATCCTTTTTGATAATGCAAAAGAAATACTGGATCATTCAGAAGATAATTTACATAAAGCCAGGTTTTATAATGTATACGGCCGTTTCAATGTAGAGCTCAGAAGGATAGACAAAGCTTTTCAATATAATAATGAAGCTATGAGCTTTATTCAGAAAAGTGGAACATCAGAGCTGAGGAATGATCTTCTTTTCAGTATTTATTTCAGGCAGGCCATCTATCATATCCAGAAGAAGAATTATGAAAAAGCGCTTGAATATTTCCATAAAGCGAAAAAATTAGATGATACCGGATTATCAGATTGTGCTATAGCAGATTATGTGTATATGCATAAAAATAAGGATTCGGCTTATAAGTATATATCAGCAGCGTATAACAAAGCCAATGCAAGAGGGAAAGAAGATGGTATCGCCTTGTATGCCAATACAATTATGGGAGAGTATTACCTTACCTATAAAGAATATGATAAAGCTGAAGAAGCTCTTAAGAAGGCTTTGAAAATCAATGAGAAGACAAAACGGATCTACGCTTATTATGGCAAGTATATTTATAATGATCTCAGGGTATTATATGAACGTACAGGCAATAAAGAAAAAGCATACCTTTATCTGGAAGCGTATACTGATGCTTATTATAAAACCAACAGTTCTTTACTGGCCACCATTAATCAGGATATGGAAGCTTTTATTACAGGCGCCCAAAAAGATGCAGACCGGCATAAGAGTAAAATATACTGGATTATTCTTTTATCACTGGCAGGTCTTTCTTTATTAGGATTGTACGCATGGAGAATTATCCGTGCTTTAGGAAAAAGAAAAGAGGTGCTTACCATGGAAGCCGAAGATCTGAAGATAAGGATGAATGATAATAAACAGGAAGAGATCATAGAGCTGGGTAAAAAGAATGATCCCGAATTCCTGAACCGTTTCAAAGAAGCTTATCCTGAGTTTATAGATCAGCTTTTAACCATTAATCCCGGACTTGAAAATTCCGAATTGGTTTTCTGTGCCATGCTGAAACTGCACTTTACTTCGAAAGAAATTGCCAATTACACCCTGGTTCAGCATAGAAGCGTTCAGCAGAAAAAATACAGAATCAGAAAAAAACTGAATATTCCCAGCGAAACAGATATCTATCTTTTTTTCGATACGTTGAAATAA
- a CDS encoding reprolysin-like metallopeptidase, which translates to MKKRILLVCALASCFTVFNAQRWESVSQKTSQIRKGVEVQQSYRVDLKSLRELLKNAEETGKNARPVIISLPTAEGKIEKFSVYSNPVMDRSLVEKYQLGSYIGVGIDDPSKYLRFSTSPYNMQSMIIKNGIFQFIEPISTDQQTYGVFYKTKDAGEHGFKCDTGEHHIHDINKLVENGKNMLSGVGITSRPTNTKYRDFRMALSVTGEYSQYQLTAAGTPANATDDVKKGVVLAAMNNTMTRINGVFERDFGVHLTVQNLPQIIYLDASTDPYTNNLNLQLQQTLTGVVGNANYDIGHVLNQNAERSGNAGGIGIVCTDPANNTDIQKGSAYTQGPVPVGDVFDFTAAHEMGHQLGANHTFSNTSVTDANKGANVEPGGGTTIMGYAGITYDNVQANADGYFHYKSIDQVLTNLENKNACGTSQDINNNTAPVINALAAYNIPKGTAYYLDASATDVESDPVNYTWEQNDSTDEFSTISGDSGWGYNPKGALSRSLPGSPNGRRYFPKLETVVNGILTNKQDWETVSYIPRVLNYAVTVRDQNPQRPMVSTSTTTVTVGNDGPFKFNGLTTSSVLYNNAVNTIYWDVANTNAAPYNVASVKIDYTTNNGTTWTDLVAAAPNTGSYSVQMPANVSGAVKLRVSAVGNVFYAVSPAINVGAAPTSSASAPTGVSTIDTEVFKTTARVSWNSVPGATYSVNYRKAGTVNWSNVLSQANSAVLNNLEDETNYEVQVAAVVNSVPGTFSNNYTFKTKGLKTGVDYCILNSGSPYVGAILKITVANIDYSDLTARSYKDLSEDASKIVNLVQGSTYTLTPRIGNLLQNGIPVNLSAWIDYNRNGIFEATERVGQTSATTNTGNVGLSSFNFTVPANTYSGDKALRMRIIGKFSTAALTNTCGELASQAGGILDLPVKITAGALAVREAVDTKTSELSIYPNPADTFVEVKNLKGKADYKIYSADGRLVQEGKTEGRINVASLVKGMYVITIKDEKNTYNTKLIKK; encoded by the coding sequence ATGAAAAAAAGAATTTTATTAGTTTGCGCGTTAGCGTCTTGTTTTACCGTTTTCAATGCTCAGAGATGGGAATCTGTTTCCCAGAAAACTTCGCAGATAAGAAAAGGTGTGGAAGTACAGCAGTCTTACAGAGTAGATCTGAAGTCTCTGAGAGAACTGCTTAAAAATGCTGAAGAAACAGGGAAAAATGCCAGACCTGTTATTATTTCTTTGCCTACAGCAGAAGGAAAAATAGAAAAATTTTCCGTTTACAGCAATCCTGTTATGGACAGATCGCTGGTAGAAAAATATCAGTTAGGATCCTATATAGGAGTTGGAATAGATGATCCCTCCAAATATCTAAGGTTCAGTACATCCCCGTACAATATGCAGTCTATGATCATCAAAAATGGGATATTTCAGTTTATAGAGCCTATCAGTACTGATCAACAGACGTATGGAGTTTTTTATAAGACGAAAGATGCAGGGGAGCACGGATTTAAATGTGATACAGGAGAACACCATATACATGATATTAATAAATTAGTGGAAAATGGTAAAAATATGCTTTCAGGAGTAGGAATTACCAGCAGACCCACCAATACAAAATACAGAGACTTCAGAATGGCATTGTCCGTTACCGGAGAATACAGCCAGTATCAGTTAACTGCTGCCGGAACTCCAGCCAACGCAACTGATGATGTCAAAAAAGGAGTGGTTCTGGCTGCTATGAATAATACGATGACCAGGATCAATGGAGTTTTTGAACGCGATTTTGGAGTCCATTTAACTGTTCAGAATCTTCCACAGATCATCTATCTTGATGCTTCCACTGATCCCTACACCAATAATCTAAATCTTCAGTTACAGCAAACCCTTACTGGTGTTGTAGGAAATGCCAATTATGATATAGGCCACGTTCTTAACCAAAATGCAGAAAGAAGCGGAAATGCCGGAGGAATCGGAATTGTATGTACAGACCCGGCGAACAATACCGACATCCAAAAAGGTTCTGCCTACACCCAGGGACCTGTTCCTGTAGGTGATGTCTTTGATTTTACGGCTGCACATGAAATGGGGCATCAGTTAGGAGCGAATCACACATTTTCAAATACCTCTGTTACAGATGCAAATAAAGGTGCTAATGTAGAACCGGGAGGAGGTACCACCATTATGGGATATGCGGGAATTACCTATGATAATGTACAGGCAAATGCTGACGGTTATTTTCATTATAAATCAATTGATCAGGTATTGACCAATTTAGAAAATAAGAACGCCTGCGGAACGTCTCAGGACATCAACAATAATACAGCCCCGGTCATTAACGCTTTGGCAGCTTATAATATTCCTAAAGGAACAGCATATTATCTTGATGCTTCGGCTACTGATGTAGAAAGTGATCCTGTAAATTATACCTGGGAGCAGAATGACAGTACAGATGAATTTTCTACCATTTCAGGAGACAGCGGATGGGGATATAATCCAAAAGGAGCTTTATCAAGATCACTACCCGGATCACCTAACGGAAGAAGGTATTTTCCTAAACTGGAAACCGTTGTAAATGGTATCTTAACTAATAAGCAGGATTGGGAAACCGTATCGTATATACCGCGTGTACTGAACTATGCCGTAACGGTAAGAGATCAGAATCCACAACGTCCAATGGTTTCCACCTCTACAACCACTGTTACAGTAGGAAATGACGGACCTTTCAAATTCAATGGGCTTACCACATCATCTGTTTTGTATAATAATGCTGTAAACACCATTTACTGGGATGTGGCCAATACCAATGCAGCCCCTTATAATGTAGCAAGTGTAAAGATTGACTATACGACCAATAACGGAACTACATGGACAGATCTTGTAGCAGCAGCTCCTAATACAGGAAGTTACAGCGTACAGATGCCTGCCAATGTAAGCGGTGCTGTAAAACTGAGAGTATCCGCGGTTGGAAATGTATTTTATGCTGTATCACCAGCTATTAATGTAGGTGCTGCTCCTACTTCGTCTGCTTCAGCGCCTACAGGTGTTTCTACCATAGACACTGAAGTATTCAAAACCACTGCAAGAGTATCGTGGAACAGTGTTCCCGGAGCTACTTACTCAGTTAATTACAGAAAAGCAGGAACGGTAAACTGGTCTAACGTCCTGAGTCAGGCAAATTCTGCAGTGCTCAATAATTTAGAAGATGAAACAAATTATGAAGTACAGGTAGCAGCTGTAGTAAATTCTGTTCCTGGGACTTTCTCTAATAATTATACTTTCAAAACAAAAGGATTAAAAACAGGTGTTGATTATTGTATATTGAATTCAGGTTCACCTTATGTAGGAGCTATCTTAAAAATTACTGTTGCCAATATTGATTACAGTGATCTTACAGCAAGATCTTATAAAGATTTAAGTGAAGACGCTTCTAAGATTGTCAATCTGGTACAGGGCAGTACCTATACGCTTACCCCAAGAATTGGAAATCTGTTGCAAAACGGGATACCGGTTAACCTTTCTGCCTGGATTGATTATAACAGAAACGGGATATTTGAAGCTACAGAAAGGGTAGGACAAACTTCTGCAACAACAAACACAGGTAATGTAGGGCTTTCCAGTTTTAATTTTACTGTTCCGGCAAATACTTATTCCGGAGATAAGGCGTTACGAATGAGAATTATTGGTAAGTTTTCAACGGCTGCTCTCACTAATACATGTGGCGAGCTGGCAAGCCAGGCAGGAGGTATTTTAGACCTTCCTGTGAAAATTACAGCAGGTGCACTTGCTGTAAGAGAAGCGGTAGACACAAAAACATCAGAACTATCCATTTATCCTAATCCTGCAGACACATTTGTAGAAGTGAAGAACCTGAAAGGTAAAGCAGATTACAAAATCTACAGTGCAGACGGCAGACTTGTTCAGGAAGGTAAGACTGAAGGAAGAATCAATGTGGCTTCACTGGTAAAAGGAATGTATGTAATCACCATAAAAGATGAGAAGAATACCTATAACACTAAATTAATCAAAAAATAA
- a CDS encoding FAD-dependent oxidoreductase — translation MLIDNKSIAIVGGGPAGLTLARLLQLKGAAVKVYERDFNKEARVQGSPLDMHEDSGLAAIRKAELLETFKKTFRPGADRTLIMNEKAEIFFNDHETKPEENFGQEHFRPEIDRGPLRNMLLESLHPETVVWDSHFLSMERQGEGWLMHFKNGNSAYADLVIAGDGAHSKIRPYLTDIKPVYSGIIMLEGNVSKEKAPQIDALIQGGKIMAFGNAHNILLGQKGNGDLGFYASFKADENWAADSGLDFSDNARMLEWFQAEYSEWSPIWEELFRNAQTPFIPRRIYYMPLDQVWEAQPNLTLIGDAAHVMPPFAGEGANMAMLDALELSEYLTDYRYSTLQQAISAYEQAMRKRAAVATEESLENGERMHSETSLTTMLDFFNSHLA, via the coding sequence ATGCTGATAGACAATAAATCAATAGCAATCGTTGGTGGGGGTCCTGCGGGACTTACACTGGCAAGACTTCTACAGCTGAAAGGCGCTGCTGTAAAAGTATATGAAAGAGACTTTAATAAAGAAGCAAGAGTGCAGGGTTCTCCTCTTGATATGCACGAAGATTCCGGGCTGGCAGCCATCCGCAAGGCAGAATTGCTGGAAACGTTTAAAAAAACATTCCGTCCGGGAGCAGACCGTACGCTGATCATGAATGAAAAGGCTGAAATATTTTTTAACGATCATGAAACGAAGCCTGAAGAGAATTTCGGACAGGAACATTTCCGTCCTGAAATAGACCGCGGCCCTTTAAGGAATATGCTGCTCGAATCACTGCATCCTGAAACGGTAGTCTGGGACAGCCATTTTCTCTCTATGGAGCGCCAGGGCGAAGGCTGGCTGATGCATTTCAAAAACGGTAACTCAGCGTATGCGGATCTTGTTATTGCCGGAGACGGAGCCCATTCTAAAATCCGCCCTTATCTAACGGACATTAAACCTGTTTATTCAGGAATTATCATGCTGGAAGGAAATGTTTCAAAGGAAAAAGCACCCCAGATTGATGCTCTAATCCAAGGCGGGAAAATAATGGCATTCGGAAATGCCCACAATATTTTGCTGGGGCAGAAAGGGAATGGAGATCTTGGATTTTATGCAAGTTTTAAAGCGGATGAAAACTGGGCCGCTGATAGTGGTCTTGATTTTTCTGATAATGCCCGGATGCTGGAATGGTTTCAGGCAGAATATTCCGAATGGAGTCCTATCTGGGAGGAACTTTTTAGAAATGCCCAAACACCTTTTATTCCCCGCCGTATTTATTATATGCCTTTGGATCAGGTATGGGAAGCTCAGCCTAATTTAACATTGATAGGTGATGCAGCTCATGTAATGCCTCCATTTGCCGGAGAAGGAGCTAATATGGCAATGCTGGATGCCCTCGAGCTGAGTGAATATTTAACAGATTACCGTTATTCTACTTTACAGCAAGCCATTTCTGCCTATGAACAGGCGATGCGGAAAAGAGCGGCTGTTGCCACAGAAGAATCTCTCGAAAACGGGGAAAGAATGCATTCTGAAACCTCATTAACCACGATGCTTGATTTTTTTAACAGCCATCTGGCTTAA
- a CDS encoding helix-turn-helix domain-containing protein, translating into MDTDFTYTFIEPGKEISDFVENLGTFQNLSDEAKEVVIIPDGRIDLFFSQSASEPFHVTLLGLETYPEQRYIAPHTVAFIVSFKPLAVEYILNTSIADLLNIGKELSPDFWNFKAEDLKDFNRCCSKAIQKIKELLPQKTDERKLRLFEWVYASKGEMSVQELSEKTGWSSRQINRYFTKQLGLSLKAYSTILRFRASLEHIAQGRLFPELNYTDQNHFIKEVKKFSGVAPKELSKNKNDRFVLLSVLKGK; encoded by the coding sequence ATGGACACTGATTTCACGTATACCTTTATCGAACCCGGAAAGGAGATTTCTGATTTTGTTGAAAATCTGGGGACTTTTCAGAACCTTTCGGATGAGGCTAAGGAGGTGGTGATCATTCCTGACGGAAGGATTGATTTGTTTTTCTCACAGTCTGCTTCAGAACCTTTTCATGTAACCCTTCTCGGGCTGGAAACATATCCTGAACAAAGGTATATTGCTCCTCATACGGTTGCTTTCATCGTCAGCTTCAAACCTCTTGCGGTGGAATATATTTTGAATACATCCATTGCCGATCTATTAAATATCGGAAAAGAGCTTTCTCCTGATTTCTGGAATTTCAAAGCTGAAGACTTAAAGGATTTTAATCGGTGTTGCAGCAAAGCCATTCAAAAAATAAAAGAACTGCTTCCCCAAAAAACAGATGAGAGGAAACTCCGACTTTTCGAGTGGGTATATGCATCAAAGGGCGAAATGAGCGTGCAGGAGCTTTCTGAAAAAACAGGCTGGAGCAGCCGGCAGATCAACCGTTATTTTACCAAACAGCTTGGGCTATCATTAAAAGCCTACTCTACTATTCTGCGCTTCCGGGCATCTTTGGAGCATATTGCCCAAGGAAGACTGTTCCCGGAACTTAATTATACCGATCAGAATCATTTCATCAAAGAAGTGAAGAAGTTTTCCGGTGTTGCCCCCAAAGAATTATCAAAAAACAAAAACGACCGATTTGTACTATTATCCGTATTGAAAGGAAAATAA
- a CDS encoding Crp/Fnr family transcriptional regulator, translating to MMDKALINTYFHSLFSIRTEVVEKITEKFSRFELKANTVLLDKDAISTKTYFLEKGYVRSYILNEDNEEITTHIYKAPCFVNDFLSFFRQQPAKEIYQTVTECIFWETGLENVQHNFHNIPEFREFSRLLFILNYYNIHDRLIEMASQKASTRYFNLMKKDPDIFQHVPLKVIASFLGIKDSSLSRIRRDIHKL from the coding sequence ATGATGGACAAAGCATTAATTAACACCTACTTTCATTCTTTATTCAGTATCAGAACTGAGGTGGTTGAAAAAATCACTGAAAAATTCAGCCGTTTTGAGTTAAAAGCCAATACTGTTTTGCTGGATAAAGATGCCATCAGTACCAAAACTTACTTCTTGGAAAAAGGCTATGTACGTTCATATATTTTAAATGAGGATAATGAGGAGATCACCACTCATATTTATAAAGCTCCCTGCTTCGTTAATGATTTTCTGTCATTTTTCAGGCAGCAGCCAGCCAAAGAAATATATCAGACGGTAACTGAATGTATTTTCTGGGAAACCGGACTGGAAAATGTACAGCATAATTTCCACAATATTCCTGAATTCAGGGAGTTCAGCAGGCTTCTTTTTATCCTTAATTATTATAATATTCATGACAGATTGATAGAAATGGCAAGTCAGAAGGCCTCTACAAGATATTTTAACCTGATGAAGAAAGATCCGGATATTTTTCAGCATGTTCCTTTAAAGGTTATTGCATCTTTTCTAGGGATTAAAGACAGCTCGCTAAGCCGTATCAGAAGAGATATTCATAAACTGTGA
- a CDS encoding ketopantoate reductase family protein — translation MNRKHIVIIGLGGVGGYFGFKINQANEAAGKYTVSFVARGETYEKVKENGLTLRSPEHSNPQTHPDDIVKNISDIKNPDLVLICVKEYDLENVCRQLLPVINKETILLPLMNGADIYDRIRTVIPDHTVLPTCVYVASHIKERGIVEHKGNPGKIIVGRDPEHFSAPVDWVTDVLSESKIEFEFKDNALNAIWTKFIFIASFGLVTAKHNSSMGAVCNDKEQNSEAAGIMDEIKCIAAKKGIHLQEDIVSATFEKASTFPYDTPTSLQLDVNSGKKDNELELFAGAVLKYGSEVGVETPFTQKIYTEIKNKISLA, via the coding sequence ATGAACAGAAAACATATTGTGATAATAGGATTGGGAGGAGTAGGCGGTTATTTTGGCTTTAAAATAAATCAGGCCAATGAAGCTGCCGGAAAATATACCGTTTCTTTTGTTGCCCGCGGAGAAACTTATGAGAAAGTAAAAGAAAACGGATTGACTCTGAGGTCTCCCGAGCATTCCAATCCGCAGACACATCCTGATGACATCGTGAAAAACATCAGTGATATCAAAAATCCTGATCTTGTTTTGATCTGCGTAAAAGAATACGATCTTGAAAATGTCTGTAGGCAGTTACTTCCAGTCATCAACAAAGAAACCATACTGCTTCCATTGATGAATGGAGCAGATATCTATGATAGGATTCGTACTGTAATTCCGGATCATACGGTACTTCCAACCTGTGTATATGTAGCCTCTCACATTAAAGAAAGGGGAATCGTGGAGCATAAAGGCAATCCAGGAAAAATTATTGTGGGAAGAGATCCTGAACATTTTTCTGCTCCGGTGGATTGGGTTACAGATGTATTGAGCGAAAGTAAAATAGAGTTTGAATTTAAAGATAATGCATTAAATGCGATCTGGACAAAATTCATATTCATTGCAAGCTTTGGGTTAGTGACTGCCAAGCATAATTCATCCATGGGAGCGGTATGTAATGATAAAGAGCAGAACAGTGAAGCAGCAGGCATCATGGATGAAATAAAATGTATTGCAGCTAAAAAAGGCATTCATCTTCAGGAAGATATTGTTAGTGCAACTTTCGAAAAAGCCTCTACGTTTCCTTATGACACTCCAACTTCCTTACAGCTTGATGTGAATTCAGGAAAGAAAGACAACGAGTTGGAACTGTTTGCAGGTGCCGTACTAAAATATGGTTCTGAAGTAGGTGTAGAAACACCTTTTACCCAAAAAATCTACACTGAGATCAAAAACAAAATAAGTTTAGCCTAA
- a CDS encoding 4Fe-4S dicluster domain-containing protein, producing MAIKITDACINCGACEPECPNSAIYEGAIDWRWKDKTRLSGHITFPDGTEGDADAYHPAVSDEVYYIVSGKCTECKGFHDEPQCKAVCPVDCCVDDPDHRETEEVLLNRQKFMHSA from the coding sequence ATGGCGATAAAAATAACGGATGCCTGTATCAACTGTGGAGCCTGCGAACCTGAATGTCCCAATTCAGCCATTTACGAGGGTGCCATCGACTGGCGCTGGAAAGACAAGACCAGACTTTCAGGACATATAACATTTCCTGACGGTACTGAAGGTGATGCTGATGCTTATCATCCGGCTGTTTCGGATGAGGTTTATTATATTGTTTCCGGAAAATGTACGGAATGTAAAGGTTTTCACGATGAACCTCAATGTAAAGCTGTATGCCCGGTAGACTGCTGTGTGGATGATCCTGACCATCGGGAAACGGAAGAAGTCTTACTGAACCGGCAGAAATTTATGCACAGTGCTTAA
- a CDS encoding NADPH-dependent FMN reductase, with protein sequence MKAIIFNGSLERRTLSTSELISQYFSERLKQKGIQTDIFTLADSGIPLFDVTLTKTPLAVERMAQMFTDADLHIWLAPLYHGSIPGVMKNCLDWLEVTAQWYQPYLTDKTVGMICWADGLQAMQGINAMDSIAKSLRAWPLPYSVPIVRSSLFAADHPAQISDLYSGKFDQLISIATSKKIESIPLPTSKKSKD encoded by the coding sequence ATGAAAGCAATTATCTTCAACGGATCGCTGGAAAGAAGAACCTTATCGACTTCCGAACTGATTTCGCAATATTTTTCAGAACGTCTGAAACAGAAGGGAATTCAGACTGATATTTTTACCCTTGCCGATTCCGGTATTCCTTTATTTGATGTTACTCTTACCAAAACGCCTTTGGCAGTAGAGCGTATGGCCCAGATGTTCACTGATGCTGATCTGCACATCTGGCTTGCTCCTCTTTATCATGGAAGTATTCCGGGAGTGATGAAAAACTGTCTGGACTGGCTTGAAGTGACCGCCCAATGGTACCAGCCTTATCTTACGGATAAAACTGTGGGGATGATTTGCTGGGCAGATGGTCTCCAGGCCATGCAGGGAATTAATGCCATGGATTCAATTGCTAAATCGCTGCGTGCATGGCCATTGCCATATAGCGTTCCTATTGTAAGATCATCATTATTCGCGGCTGATCATCCTGCTCAAATTTCGGATCTCTATTCCGGTAAATTTGATCAGCTTATCAGCATTGCAACTTCTAAAAAAATAGAAAGCATCCCTCTTCCAACATCCAAAAAGTCAAAAGATTAG